In Huiozyma naganishii CBS 8797 chromosome 5, complete genome, the genomic window TGGCGGTAACAAGGGTCCCCAAGATACGAACAGCAGCGGTGGGGCtccaccaccgccaccaaCGAATAACGTCAATCTGTTCCAGTTAGGGTTGACCTTCTTTCTGATATCGTTGCTGCTCGATATGTTTAATAAACCGGAAGAGACCAACGAAATATCGTGGCAGGATTTCTACACGCAATACCTGAGCAAGAATTACGTTACCAGACTCGTCGTAGTCAATAAGGCACTCGTTAAAGTAATGTTGAATGAAATGGGCCAGTCACAGTCGCCCCAAAACACAAACATGGTCTACTTCACTATAGGGTCCATCGAAAGTTTCGAACACAAACTGCAGGCAGCGCAGGACGAACTGAACATAGACAAGGATTTTAGAGTACCCGTGATATATCTACAGGAGGGGAACTGGGGCCGTGCCCTGTATCAGATCTTACCAACGGCACTTATGATTGGTGGTATAATCTGGCTAACGAGAAAATCGGCACAGGCAGCAGGTGGGGGACGCAATGGGATCTTTGGCTTGAGCCGTTCCAAAGCGAAACAGTTCAACACTGAAACAGCGGTGAAGGTCAAGTTTAAGGATGTGGCCGGTTGTGATGAGGCGAAGGAAGAGATTATGGAGTTTGTCAGTTTTTTAAAGGAACCGTCTCGGTACGAAAAAATGGGTGCCAAGATCCCAAGAGGGGCCATTTTGTCAGGACCACCTGGGACCGGGAAAACTCTGCTGGCTAAGGCTACCGCTGGTGAAGCAGGGGTTCCATTCTACTTTGTCTCAGGGTCCGAATTCGTGGAAATGTTTGTCGGTGTAGGTGCGGCTAGGGTCAGagacttgttcaaaaccGCAAGAGAGAATGCCCCATCTATTGTGTTCATAGACGAAATTGACGCGATAGGTAAAGCCAGACAAAAGGGGAACATCTCCGGTGCCAACGATGAAAGAGAGAACACTCTGAACCAAATGCTGGTAGAGATGGACGGGTTTACCGCAGCAGACCACGTTGTGGTCCTTGCAGGGACCAACAGACCAGATATTCTGGATAAGGCGTTGCTGAGACCAGGTCGTTTCGACAGACACATAAACTTGGACAACCCAGAACTATCAGGACGCAAAGACATATTCGCGGTCCACTTGCAAAAATTGAAGCTGGCCGGCGACATCTACGACCTCAAGAACAGATTGGCGGCCTTAACTCCAGGCTTCTCCGGTGCAGATATTGCCAACGTTTGTAATGAAGCTGCTCTTATTGCCGCAAGGAACGACTGCGATTCCGTGAAGTTGGTTCACTTCGAACAAGCTATTGAGAGAGTCATAGGCGGTGTGGAAAGGAAGTCAAGACTGCTCTCTccagaggagaagaagacaGTGGCGTATCACGAAGCTGGCCACGCTGTCTGTGGATGGTACTTGAAGTATGCGGATCCGCTTTTGAAAGTGAGCATAATCCCTCGTGGACAAGGTGCACTGGGTTACGCACAGTACCTGCCCGGTGACATCTTCCTGCTGAGCGAGCAACAGCTGAAGGACCGAATGACAATGGCATTGGGCGGGCGAGTGTCTGAAGAGCTACACTTTGAGTCAGTGACCAGTGGCGCATCTGacgatttcaaaaaagtcACCGGAATGGCGCAGGCCATGGTAACCCAGCTCGGGATGTCCCCCAAGATTGGATGGATCAActaccaaaaaaagagtgaaAACGACCTTACAAAGCCTTTCTCTGAGGAAACCGGAGACACGATCGACTC contains:
- the YTA12 gene encoding m-AAA protease subunit YTA12 (similar to Saccharomyces cerevisiae YTA12 (YMR089C); ancestral locus Anc_2.472), which encodes MSSRAASPLRRVLTRRLTCTPRMLLSPYTVCRRPLHWTTIARKSKPRNSSESTPGNHNTVDSNDEDFERVRRQVQKYFKEGGTEMQRRQIDEELKKLEDTVARQQKQEKDLEQQGEPLAGEARTAKDGEDAAGKPSTYTKSPSDAWDKRQRQKAFDDAKEENPFFTPINERNSSSNGGNKGPQDTNSSGGAPPPPPTNNVNLFQLGLTFFLISLLLDMFNKPEETNEISWQDFYTQYLSKNYVTRLVVVNKALVKVMLNEMGQSQSPQNTNMVYFTIGSIESFEHKLQAAQDELNIDKDFRVPVIYLQEGNWGRALYQILPTALMIGGIIWLTRKSAQAAGGGRNGIFGLSRSKAKQFNTETAVKVKFKDVAGCDEAKEEIMEFVSFLKEPSRYEKMGAKIPRGAILSGPPGTGKTLLAKATAGEAGVPFYFVSGSEFVEMFVGVGAARVRDLFKTARENAPSIVFIDEIDAIGKARQKGNISGANDERENTLNQMLVEMDGFTAADHVVVLAGTNRPDILDKALLRPGRFDRHINLDNPELSGRKDIFAVHLQKLKLAGDIYDLKNRLAALTPGFSGADIANVCNEAALIAARNDCDSVKLVHFEQAIERVIGGVERKSRLLSPEEKKTVAYHEAGHAVCGWYLKYADPLLKVSIIPRGQGALGYAQYLPGDIFLLSEQQLKDRMTMALGGRVSEELHFESVTSGASDDFKKVTGMAQAMVTQLGMSPKIGWINYQKKSENDLTKPFSEETGDTIDSEIYRIVQECHERCTKLLKEKSEDVEKIAQLLLKKEVLTREDMIHLLGKRPFPERNDAFDKYLNETETERIKKSEEQDGNRQTPDPVA